The window attcgacacaaggggagccaaagaatatttgaaggtattagcagctgaattgtcaattcaaccacaccaggagATTAATTATATGTAGCAAAGTGAtcggtagcaaagtagtatgatagttttgataatagtagcagtagcaatggtaacaataacagtgatagcagtagttttgtagcaagtgtaagagtgatgatagtagtagtaacttagcaagaacaatataggataaattcgtaggcattggatcggtgacttattggatgatattcatcatgagacagttataacctagggtgatacggcactagctccagttcatcaatataatgtaggcatgtattccgtaaatagtcatacatgcttatggaaagaacttgcatgacatcttttgtcctaccctcccatggcagcagggtccatattggaaactaaaggatattaaggcctccttttaatagagaaccggaacaaagtattaacacatagtgaatacctgaactcctcaaactatggtcatcaccgggagtggtcccggctattgtcactccggggttgccggatcataacacgtagtaggtgactataacttgcaagatcagatctagaatatggatataatggtgataacgtgaacggttcagatctgaaatcatggcaccctggcccaaaatgacaagcattaagcatggcaaagtcatagcaacatcaatcttagaacatagtggatactagggatcaaaccctaacaaaactaactcgattacatgatgaatctcatccaactcctcactgaccagcgagcctacaaaggaattactcactcccggtggggagcaacatggaattggcgatggagaagggttggtgatgacgaagaacgaagatccccctctctggagccccaaacggactccagatatggcctcccgatgaagaacaggaggtgacggcgactccgtctcgtggatcgcgataagtctttctccctgatttttttctggaaaaaataggattttatagcgtcggtttcagggtctgcgggcaccaggtgggcacaacccacctgggcgcgccaggagagggggggggcgccctggtgggttgtgctcacccaggtgcccccctctggtgggtcttggctccagaaattcttattattgatataaaaaatccttgcaaagttttgttccattccgagaacttttatttctgcataaaaacaacaccatggtagttctgctgaaaatagcgccagtccggggttagtttcattcaaatcatgcaaattagagtccgaaacaagaggaaaagcattaggaaaagtagatacgttggagacgtatcactccataAGTGCAAGACTCCGTCGCTCTTGTTCAAGCTCGACATCCGAAAGGCTTTTGATTCAGTCAGATGGGAGTATGTACTTGACCTCCTCCGGCGTGGTGGATTCCCTTGCAAATTTTGTAACTGGATTGCAGCGCTCCTTTGCACCTCTTCCTCGAGGATCATCCTAAATGGTGTGCCTGGCCCGCCCATCAACCATGGGCAGAGCCTTCGCCAGGGGGACCTAGTTTCACCATTGCTATTCGTCATCGCCATTGATCCACTACAATGACTCCTTGACTTGGCTACCCACAAGAAATTGCTCCACCGTATCCGTGGAAGGGATGTCAGGGTGCGTACCTCGCTTTATGCAGATGATGTCGCGGTGTTCATGGCCCCCATAAAGAAAGACACTGACAACTTGTTGACAATTTTACGTGGCTTTGGGGAGGTCATCGGGCTATGCACCAACTTTCACAAGAGCTCCGTTGTGCCTATCCGGTGCAATAACCTTAACTTGGGACATATTCTGCAAAGCATGCCGGCCACTACGACGTCCTTCCCTCTACGGTACTTAATTAGGCCTCCCGCTACCCGTCTGGCAGCTGAAGAAGGCAGATTTCCAATTCCTTgaagacaaggtggcgagcaaattGGTTGCATATGAAGGGTAGAACATTACTATCATCGGGCGCACGACTTTAGTAAAATCTGTCATctcctcacttgtgttctacttcatCACCTCCTTGGTTGTCCCTCCGTCCATCCTGCAAAATGTGAACAAGCTGGAGCGTGCTTTCCTGTGGTTTGGGTCGGATAAGACCACGGGAGCAAAGTGCAAGGTAAATTGCAATATAGTGTGCCGCCCTACGGAGTACGGTTGCCTTGGAGTCCTTAGCACCGCCAAGTTTGCTCGCGCCTTGCGGCTGAGATGGCCTTGGTTTGAATGGACGGAGTCAAATAAGATGTGGGTCGGTTTGGGCAACCCTTGCGACGAGGCGGACATGTCTTTCTTCTATGCCTCAACCACCATCCCTGTGGGGAATGGGGCCAAAACGCCCTTTTGGGAATTCCCGTGGCTGCATGGAGCCAAACCAAAAGATGTTGCTCCCCTAATTTTCGAGGCCTCCATGAGGAAAAATTGGAAGGTGTGTGAGGCCCTAAAAAATGCTTGGATTCTCAAGATCAACCCCTCCACGACCGTCTCCATCGAGCACATCTGGCAATTCTTCACCCTTTGGATGCTCTTGCACAACTTCCATCTTGATGAGCTTTCCGAGGATTCCATAATGAAGCACACGACCGATGGCCGCTACTCCGCCCCCTCCGCATATCAAGCACAATTCCTCGGGCTGGTTCTCTCCCCTTAGAGCACATGATTTGGTAGGCTTGGGCGCCTTCAAAGGCAAGGTTCTTCGCATTGTTGGTGACCCAAGATAGAATCTGGACGGCGGATAGGTTCGCCAAGCGGGGTTGGCCGAACTGTGGTCTTTGCCCTCTTTGCAAAAGAGGGCAAGAGAGCGGCTCTCATCTTTTCTTCAAGTGTCGTTACACCATCCGCCTTTGGAAGATGGTCATTGAGAAATTTCAGCTTACGCACTTGGACACCTCTTCATGGCATTTGGAGGCTTCCGTCAAGAGTTGGTGGGAAAATTTGACCGACACAAAAGTTCCTGACAGAAAGGCGATGGCTTCGATGACTATGCTCGTCTCGTGGACCACCTGGAACGAAAGGAATGCACGAGTCTTCCGATACAAGTGTGCTCCGCCGGCTATTTTGCTCGCTTCCATTGTCAATGAGGCAAAACTTTGGGTCACTGTTAGGACAAAGAAATTAGGGGCCATTATTTTGCGCAAGTAATCCCTCCTGCCATGTAAGAGTGCCTATTGTAACAAAACCTCTTCTCTGCTTAATTAATATATGAGACAAATCTTTTGCTtcggtttcaaaaaaaaaaaaatctgcCAGCCACTCATGCACGCCGTGTGCTCGAACAATGCTGATCATGTAAAACTTGCACCCTCTTCCGTGAGATAAAATTCCTACTCCAACTGCATCAACGTTGAGTTCAATCCCCGTGGATGCAATGTGCCTGCACATTTATTAGCTAGGCATGGTGCGAGGATTGAATCAGGAAGTCAGTGCCCTCTGAGAGTAATTGATGCCGTGGCCGGCGATTTAGCCGCGTCCACTAGTTAAATGGAATGCACGGTGTTCCTtgtcaaataaataaataaataaaattaaaggACAAAACTGGTAAATAGGAGGATAACTCCAGCCTTTGCATCGATTGATGCAGCTAGGCAACTGATGAGTATACAATCAAATCCATTGCCACGAAATTCCAGCATTGATCCAAACATGTCGCTAGATGATCATGCATGCTCAATTCATACTAGGAAACGTAGAACACTACATCTTTGAGGCCGGTATACATCAGCGATCCATCCACACCCAACTCAGCTCAACGTTGTTCAACTCAAACATGTTCATTATTAATTCTACGACCCGATGGACACTTGCAATTCAGAAACATCTTATCACGTTCTTCCATCAGATGAATAACACAAAGCGACCGAAGAGCGCCGGCGCAAAATATCACGTGCAGCTGCTCGATCTCACACATGTCCTGGCGATCCGTTCATTCCCATGATCTTTTCCTGTGGAATGTCCACTCGGATGGGTTGATGGTGGATTTGCCGCTAGAGGCGACAAGGTCGTAGGGCGAGTCCTCCCCGAACTCGGTCGGCATCGCCTTCCAGTGTAGGCATGGATCCCACTCCGCCTCCTTGAGGATCCTCAGGATCTCTTCCACAACTATATTGCTCCCCTCTTCTGACAAATGCAGCCCGTCCCTACAAATTCAGAGTCATTGCTTACTTGATTCTTCTCTTCAGATAATTGTAAACAAGAGAGAAGGAACAAGCTAGAAAAATGGATTCTAAACTCACGTAAAGCATGCTGTGGCCCAGTCCTCTCGTTTCTGCATGGCGTTCCAAAGATCGACCACCTTGATGCCCATCTCTTTCGATACAGATATACATGCTTCAGAGTAGAGACGGCAGGTTTCATTGGTCCGCACAATCTCGCTCAGTGCAGTGCTCGTTGATTTCTTGAGCAGCTCCTCGTTGAGCGGCGGGCAGCTCAGAAAGATCACACGAGTCTTGTCGGACAGGCTCTTGAGGTGCTCTCCTATCTTCCTCATGTTGTCCATGTACTCCTCAAGTGGCACATGAGGTCCAAGCCCAGAAGGGTGCGGAGCAATCGAATCATTGCCACCAAAGTAAACTACCACCAAGCTAGGCTGCACTGCTGAATCCTAATTAAAACAAACAAGAGTTGCAGCCAATCAACAGTTATGTTATATCAGAAAAAAAAAGAGTACTCCTCACGTTAGAATTATCTAGTCAGCAGAGATGATATAAAATGGCTGTGTGCATCatatgatgcagaggccagggttaTCCCCTTTTTGGAAAAAAAGCAGAGATGATATAAACAAAAAATGTAGGATTAACTAGCTGGTCTGAAGAGAGCATCGGACCTTGGGGAAAATTTTGGTAATGACTTGAAGTGCTCGCCTTGAGTTCCATGCAATATATCCTCTGAGAACAATATCAGCCTGAACGAGTTGAATACATGGACATTAGTCAACACGATTAGCACTGGTTCATGATAGTGTCCAAATTAAAGAGCTGACATACTTTGACTTGGTCTATGATCCGGCTTCTGCTCTGTTTTCAGAAGTGTTTCTTAAAAATGCCTCATTGACACGAGTATTTGATTTTCCGTAAAAAAAAATACAAGTAGTTAATTATCATATATTTCTTGCATTTTCATAAATCTAAGCGTTTTAAATATTTGACAATACTAGACACAATCTGTAAAAATAGCCCGAGGTGTTTTGCAAAACATTGGAAACAGTCTATTTTTCTTGGACGCTGATTCAGCGCGAGCTTTCGCGCCTTGGCATGGAGGCACGACGCATTCAGGGCCGTCAATCAATCCAAGCAGTCAGACCGTCGCATGGATGAACTCAGCCTATTGTCGGATCTGACGGGCAGCTGCATGTTGCGCCCGGAAAAAAATCGCTGTCATTTGCTCTATacatttcccttttttattttgcgTCAGTTTCATATACATTCTAAATGTTCTGATTAACGGGTTTGCTGAACAAGAAAAATAAAATGTAGGTTAAAATTGTAGGCCTACAGCAAGTCACAACAACAAAAATATAGCAGGGATATTGTATTCCAGTGGTGTGCACTTTTCAAAAGATGTCATGCCATGCCTTAAAAGTATCCAGCTCAGTGTGTTGTGTAAAAAGGAACGATGGAAATATTCTACTCCATCGATGCACTCTGAGCTATACATCTACTCTCAGGAGTATTGAAAAGAGACAAAGCAACAGATGCACAAAATAAGAGTACTTGTTTGGTCTATCCAAAATTATACTATGCATTTTGGACGCTGCCACTAGCGTGTCACTAGTTATTTTGTTTGTTAGTACAAATTTATGAAATATAATCGATCTACGTATCCCTGAATAACAAGTGATATTCAAGGAACACATTAATCAAGAAATCCTGTAAATCTCACATTAATCGAGAGGAAAAAAAGATCAACAAGAACAACAGATATCCGCGCAAATGGTAGGGGGGACACTCTGCTAGAATTTTACACTAATGTGGTGAATCGAAAATCAAAAGTTTTGGTTGTCAGAGTTAAGGGAATTCTTTTTTTTTACTGGCAGTGCGTGATTAATAAAGTTAGATCATCCATGATGATGATACAAAAATAGAGAATGTTAATTTGGACGGAAGGATGTAGTTGCAGATGCATATGACGAGTGATCTAGGTTAGGTCGATCGGTAGTGAATGAGTGAGTCTGAGTGCGATGTGATGTGAGCCGCAATCACACCCGGAAGTACATCACAGGGCAACAGGAGGGTAAAGAGAAATTAAGGGGAAGGAGAATTAATTAATGTTAGGGCAGGGGCGGGGCGGTGGTACCTTGCGGGCGTAGACGTCGGTGAGGGTGGCTCCCCATCCGCCGTTGCTGAAGCTGTACTGCACGATGGAGGAGCCGAAGAGCACGAACACCGGGCGACCCATCATCTTGTCCGGCGGCCGGCGCGCGTCTGTTGATTCGATCTGCCCTAGCTTCGCTGCCTGCCGGCGCTGGACGGCCGGAAAGAAACAATGAGAGGGGTCGTCGAGGTCTCCCGCCCTGTCCCTCTCACAGTCTCGCCTTATCTCCTGTCTTTTGGCCACCGCCCTCACTCGTGGTGTTGGTGGTGGTAGTGGAGCACACTAGTACTACCACCGTTCTAGTAGCGCCGGTGGAGTAACAGTACGGGCCTATTAAAGGGACAAAGGAAAGGAGGAGCAGCGTGCTGAGATTTGTAGGTGGACTGTACCAAACTCACGGCCCACCATGCCTGAACCAAAAACTGCGATTGGCGTCCTCCCTAATAACCCCGTCCCATAAAGACTCTGACCACTGCAGTGCGTGCATAACTCCTGGTACTAATAACGCACCTCTCTAACGTGATGGCCATGCGTGCTTGCGATCAGTTGCCGCCGCggacaaagaaagaaagaaagaaaaaatgcaCGTAGGACGTACTGTACGTACGTGGGCAGACCATTGAATTCGTCGCCTCCACCTCTCCAACCACTTTGCTCCAATGCATCTCATGTCAGCTCATACCGGCCCGTCGCTTCACCGCCATTCAATTGCAAAACACACCAGCAGTTGCAGCTGCAGGATCATTTACTTGCCTGCCTCCTCCCATTATCCTCTGCATGCTCagagcatgcttggatacgttttagtcccatcattaaaagtagtgggactaaaacttgctagtcttacccatgcttggatccaaatactaaagagactaaaatctagttattgagcatttattatcctccaaaccctccaatccagaactaaggagaggaattaaatgaggagagagagagctaatacatattttagtaggtttcccatgactaaaagattttagcctcaagactagtcctagcctctctttagtcaggggtgcttggaactttagcctctaaaagagactatttttagtcagactaaaaatagtcccttgtatccaagcacAGTCTCACTCTCCCGTAATTCATTGATTCCATCATTTATGGCGCCTATCAGAGGATGGCGTCCGCATCTGGCGACTACAGCTTTGAGTGTTTTGCTACACCACCGCAATTTAGTATATTACTCGAAATGGCACCACACTcattggaaaaaaaagaaaaaatttcttatttgacactgtcttaaaatccgattccttatttaacactggaaaaaaaaattcttctctatttgacactagtcctaaattttattccctatacgaTACTTCCGTTCATTTTGatcctaaatgacacctgaaaagacgatTTTGTCCCTCATGCGATATGTGTACGCATGTGTGTGTTGTTACGTGTGTGGGTGCACGCGCACATGTGTACtgctgctgcatgtgtgtgtgtgcatgtgtgccgtTGCGTCTATGTTTGCTACTGCGTGTGTacatgcgcgcgcgtgtgtgtgccgTTGCGTGCCTATGTGATGCCTGCATGTGTGCTGCTGTTgcatgtgtgtgtatgtatgtgtgtgctgcgtgcgtgtgtgttgctgcgtgtgtgcgcacgtgcatgtgtattgctgcgtgtgtgtgtgtgcgcacacgtgcgcgtgcgtgttgttgcgtgtgtgcgcgcgtgcgtgtgtgttgatgcatgtgtatgtgttgctgcgtgtgggCTTCTGCCCTCGCACTAGTGCTGTGTGTGTGCGCTATTGCCCTCACATACATACTGCATGAGGGGCAAAAGAGttttttcaggtgtcatttagacTCAAAATGAACGAAAATGTCATATAAGGAATAAAATTTAGAActtgtgtcaaatagggaagaattTTTTTTCCAGTGTAAAATAAGGAAGCAGATTTTAAGATAGTGTCAAATAAGAAATTGCCTAAAAAAAGCCGAATTCGTTGGGGGTTGTACAAATACCTACTTTCTTACTTTGGGGTTATTGGCTCCTCTGCTATTTTGGGTTAAGCATTCACCATATGTATAACTAACAACAAATGATTTGTAAAATACATTATATGTTAGAAATGATTTATACAGTAGTCTTGGCCAGTGGCCCCTTTCCTCCATCTTGGTCATCTTGCTCCAGGTTGGCTTGGCTGACGCCTGCCCCATGGATCCATGTGGCGATGATGCTGGCACAAGTCAGAAATCCGTACTGATGGTGCAATGAGGTCGGCTCAGTGCGATACCGGTGTGACAATGAAGAGTATCTCAAAAAAAGGCTCAAAATCTACAAGTGTGTATCAGTGACGACCGCAACGTGTATGGCTGTTTGCGTGCAGGAAAGAGGtgtcgttgggcgccgtggtggcgtcgacgatagctggaccgaACAAGGTTGATGCATCGGTAcagttttgaagatggagcagtggcagttggcggcggcggcctctgagagcacgccggaccagtatgtgccccagacccggcaagtggctaggttgagggctcaggtcttagatgttaggcttggctgcgataTCTGTTTGGTACTAGGCTGAGGCTATCTAcgtcccttcatcaactggataggtgtagcgacagtttgttgcttagacgacGGTTTTAGtcctactgttgtatgactttataaggtcttgtgagaataattaataaagtggccgtatgcatcgtccagatgcagagaccggggtcatcctccttttctaaaaaaaatctacAAAAGTGTTTTTGCTCAAACACACGACCCCACAAAAAATCTCCTCAATCACAGGTTGTTTGTTAGCCCATATATGAAGAAAGATGAActcgaaaagggaaaaaagagaaacacctcctccccaagaaaagTTTAGGATTCCTTTGCCTCCCGTAATTCATTGATTCCATCATTATGGCGCCTATCAGAGGATGCATTCGCATCTGGCGACTACAGCTTTGAATGTTTGCTACACCATCGCGATTTAGTATTAGTACTAGAAATGGCACCACACTCATTAAAAAAAAGGTGAGTTCGTTGGCGGTTGTACAAATAGCAACTTTCTCAGTCTGGGGTTATTGACTCCTCGATTTTGGGTCAAGCATTGACCATCTGTATAACTAAAGATAAATGATTCGTAAAATATATGTTAGAAATGATTTACTCTCTCTGTCCGGTAAACAGTGTACGTTTAGCTTCAAAATCTGTCCATAAAAAAGTGTATTTCTATCTTTCCAATgcactttaaagtagaaaaaaaatacttctctctcatcacatggtaatcaagaccaataacaAGTTGTACATGGTCTTCTTAATTTgtacatgcacttagctcattgaGGTTTAAAAAGAAGAGTGATGATGGCTTGCATTTTTCCAATTCATTTTTTACTTCACtccataatttgtcctaaaatctctttaccggacggagggagtatacagtAGTCTTGGCCAGTGGCCCCTCTCCTCCATCTTAGTCATCTTGCTCCAGGTCGGCTTGCCGAGGTGATGACTCAACTTGGCTGACCCGACCCCATGAATCCATGTGGCGGTGATGCTGGCACAAGTCAGAAAATCTGTGCTGATGGTGCAACGAGGTCGACTCAATGTGATACCGGTGCGACAATGAAGAGTACCTTGAAAAAAGGCTCAAAATCTACAAGCGCGTGTTTGCTCAAACACACGACCCCACGAAAAAAATCTCCTCAATCACATGTCGTTTGTTAGCCCATACATGGAGAAAGATGAACTCGAAAAAGGGAAAAGGAGCAACACCTCTTCCTAAGAAAAGCTTAGGGTTCAtttgcctcccgccgccgccgtcggtccGCCTCGTCTtccgtggccttagggccatggcggcgcggtggatcccggcccttgccggtggaagggctccatttttagatgtttcttcaacttttgttagggtttgtgttttGTTCAGGAAGATGAGACGgcagcggctccctgaagatgtaaTAAGGTTTTCATTCCCTAACAAAACATAGACGAGACGgtgggcatgtggaggtgtgtctccggcagatctatccTTGATGGATTTGCTCGAATCCGGTCGTAGTCCGTCTACGTTTGTGTTTCTTCACGTTGGATCCttcgatctacgctactcttcatcggTGGCGACTGCTGTTACGCTGCGCTGGTCCTATaggaccttagcacgacgacttcccgactgtctactacaacaagttttgcccggctccagcgagagaggggcgatgacggcggcgcaccttcggcttgcttcagtgtttgtagtcgtcgctaggtggtctacggatctggatgtaatgtttattatttctggtgttcattgttttgtcatgattgaagatgaatagattgaaagttttctcgcaaaaaaagcaAGATGAACTCGGGTCAAATTTGTTTTTGTGTAGAAGACAATTCACAAATTGATGCACTTCTCAGACGTTTCTCGGAGTGTGAATCATCTAATCGATCTCAAATTTTGAGGAGTTGCAAACACGACAAATTCCACACAATCTAAATGGTTGGATCTTCGAAAGGATGTCAGAGTTAGCCGCTGGActcctaatgacccacaagtatatggggatcaattgtagtcctttcgataagtaagagcgtcaaacccaacgaggagcagaagaaaaaggtttttaggaaggtattctttgcaagtattGAAAGtggcggtaacagatagttttgtagtaAGGTAGTTCGTAAtgagtaacaaaggtgcagcaaggtggcccaatcctttttatagcaaaggacaagccgaaaaGTTCTCGTATATATAAACCAAAGCGTTTCGAGGACATATGTGAATTCTCATCTAGTCACGGTAATCATGTTTAGTTGATTTGTGTTcattactttaataatttgatatgtatgtggaccgatgctagggtgttattcttacttgaacaagcaaccctcttgcaagtatccgcaactacgaaagaagaattaagataaatctaatcctagcattaaacatatggatccaaattagccccttacagaATAACTTATAAACTaggtctaagcttctgtcactcgcacaacccatcatctacttattacacgCCAATACCTTCCGCTAAGCCCAaacatggtgaagtatcatgtagtcgatgttcacacgaCACTAGAGCAAGAACAACATacgtatcatcaaaatattgaacaaataccaacttcacatgattacttataataagacttcttccatgtcatcaagaacaaaagtaactactcacaaatcatattcatgttcaagatcagagggatattgTATATgagtaaggatctgaacatataatcttccaccaaataaactaactagcatcaactacaagatgtaatcaacactactagcaacccacatgtaccactctatgattttgggacaaagattgaatacatgagatgaactaggatttgagagaagatggtgttgttgaagatgttgatgaagattgatcctcccacgatgagaggatcgttgctgATGTCGATGGATTCGATTCGCCCCTCTcagagggaagtatccctggcagaatcgctccaccggagagtTAAAGTTCTCATGCCTAGGTTCTTCCTCGGGGCGCCgacgcttcatcccaaaagtctccttctttttttttcttgggcATCATATAGCAAAAGGGGCACCGCAGGCCTACTGGGTGGTGCCCCACAAGCCCAtacggcgcgccctagggggcgccaccTAGCGGATCCCCTCCTGGTGAttcttcttccaatattttttattaattccaaaataattctccgtaaattttcaagtCATTTAGAGCTCGGGAGGATAACTATCTCTattgtagcttttttaggtccagaattctagGTGCCATCAATTTCCCTCTTCATGTAaagcttgcaaaataagagagaaaagtcaTTAGACCTCGCTTattgacatatcaactcccccaagcttgcctAATGAAGTGAAATATTAACccaaaacaatataaataacagtaggaaaacatgatgcaaaatgggcatatcaactcccacaagcttagaccttgcttattGATGACCCCAaattataggggatcaatcgtagtccttacgataagtaatagtgtcgaacccaatgaggagcagaaggaaatgacaagcgcttTTCAGCAATGTGTTTTCTGCAAGCACTCATATTATCAGTAACGAGTAGTTTGCTAGCAAGATAATTGGTAACAAGTGACAAATAACAATAGTAACTAAGGTGCAacaaaggtagcccaatcctttttgttgcaaaggacaGGCCGAAACGATCTCTTATAATA is drawn from Triticum dicoccoides isolate Atlit2015 ecotype Zavitan chromosome 4A, WEW_v2.0, whole genome shotgun sequence and contains these coding sequences:
- the LOC119286117 gene encoding GDSL esterase/lipase CPRD49-like isoform X2, with the translated sequence MMGRPVFVLFGSSIVQYSFSNGGWGATLTDVYARKADIVLRGYIAWNSRRALQVITKIFPKDSAVQPSLVVVYFGGNDSIAPHPSGLGPHVPLEEYMDNMRKIGEHLKSLSDKTRVIFLSCPPLNEELLKKSTSTALSEIVRTNETCRLYSEACISVSKEMGIKVVDLWNAMQKREDWATACFTDGLHLSEEGSNIVVEEILRILKEAEWDPCLHWKAMPTEFGEDSPYDLVASSGKSTINPSEWTFHRKRSWE
- the LOC119286117 gene encoding GDSL esterase/lipase CPRD49-like isoform X1 gives rise to the protein MMGRPVFVLFGSSIVQYSFSNGGWGATLTDVYARKSRSRIIDQVKADIVLRGYIAWNSRRALQVITKIFPKDSAVQPSLVVVYFGGNDSIAPHPSGLGPHVPLEEYMDNMRKIGEHLKSLSDKTRVIFLSCPPLNEELLKKSTSTALSEIVRTNETCRLYSEACISVSKEMGIKVVDLWNAMQKREDWATACFTDGLHLSEEGSNIVVEEILRILKEAEWDPCLHWKAMPTEFGEDSPYDLVASSGKSTINPSEWTFHRKRSWE